The DNA sequence GGAGGAAGACGATCGAATGAAACCTGAATGTTGCATTCGCCTAGAGCATTTAGTTCATCGATCAAATAAAGTGGATTGGTTCCGTTAATTAAAATATTTTCATCGGGGACAAACGAAATATAATAGGTAATTTGCTTAGCTTCAACACTATTTTCAGCGCTGTTACCTGGCAGTATTCCAATCTCACTATTTAATTGAGTCTGAGAAAAACGTGTAATCCGCAACTGGGTATCCGATTTCAATTTCGAAGCCAATAATCTGTTTTCATCGGTTGGATCCTCAACCATGAGCTGTTTCAATCCATCAATCGCATTTAAAGTAAAGCTTATAACCTCAGAATCAACAATTTTCTCTTTCGATCTAAAAATCTCGAATAGTGACTCCAAATCATGGGTAACATCGCTCAGTAAATCAAAACCGAACATTCCTCCACTACCTTTCATGGTGTGCATAATCCTGAAAATCTCTCCAATGATCAGGAGATTCTCCGGATCCTGCTCCAATTGGAGTAATCCGGATTCGAGCCGTTCGAAATACTCACTAACCTCAACTTTAAACTTCTCGACAAATGAGTTCATTATCGAATTATTTTTCGCAAGGTTTGGATAAGCTTTTCAGAATTGAAGGGTTTCAATAACCAACCTGTTGCCCCTGAATCCCGGGCCTCACGGATAATCTCAACCTGCTTTTCTGTAGTAAGCACCAAAATTGGGATGAATTTGTATTTTTCTATCTGTCTAACTCTAACAATTAAATCAAGCCCGCTAAGATTCGGCATGTGATAATCTGTCAACAATAAATCGATCGATCTTCCATCTAAAAATTGCATCGCATCCAAACCGTCTTTCGCGACCAAAACTTCATATCCGGCATTCTTTAGGTTAAAAGCTAATATTTCACGGATACTTTCAGAATCATCAGCAATTAAAATTTGTTTAGGCATATCAATTATTCATAATTAATTCGTTACTCAAACCTACATTTTCAAATAAAGTCTTTTGATCTTCATCAAGCTTCCACTCAAACTGACACGCCACGTGAGCGATATTCATTTGTCTCACAAAGGCCATAAATAGCTGAACGAATGAAAGATCTATATCTGTAACATTTGAAATATTTATTTTTAACCGATTACCCAGACTATCAATTAGTCCGAGAAATTCTTTTTTCAGCTCTTGTGAATTTTCAAGTATTAGTAATCCACTTATTTTAATACTGACAATCCGGCCTTGTTCGTCTTGTGTTTTGTGAAAAATAAAGTTCTCCATCTGATCGTTTATTGGAAAAATAAAGATAATCGAAATTCTCAAATTATAGTTTATTACCAGCAAATTGACAAAATCGGCTTGATTAGAATTTTTTATACTGTTTTAAGATTTTTTTAAATTCAAAATTCAGGTTTTGACGCTATTTTTGAATTGAATTTAAATCATCTGGCTATGAAACGTTTTGCTGTTATTTTACTCTTTAGTGTAGGATTGATTATTGGCCTTTTGGCGCAAAATCCAATAAAAAAGCAAACCCAACCTCAGGAAAATTCAAAGGTTACAAAAGAATACGATGAAAAGGGTAACCTTACCAGATTTGACTCAGTTTATACCTATAGTTGGTCGGGAAATGACACAACCATGCTGAAATCGTTTTCTCCCAAAGATTTTCCTGATATGTTTGGAAACGATTTTGGTTTCTTTGCCGACAGTACCTTTAAAGGACATCCATTCTTTGATGATTTTGACCAACTTTTTGCCCAGCCATTTAACGGAGTCAGGGATTCAATGATGATTAAGAGGTTTGAACGGTTTCATAATTTAAAAGATTTCGATTCTCGCAATGATTCAATTGCACTAAATTTCAATATGCCTAATCACTTCTTTGACCAAAATGGCAACGATAAAAAAGACAGCATTTCCTCAAAATCACCACAAAATTCACTCGGATTGCATCCTAAAACTATGGAAGAAATGATGCAGATGATGCAGATGCAAATGGAGAAAATGGAGAAAATGGAGGAATACCAACGCCAATTTTTCCAGAAACAATCGAAATAAAAACACATTGCCTTGCCATTTCTGAAGCCTGATTCTAAAAACCAGAATTGATAATTGCATCAATAATGTCATCTTTTTATATCTTTGTTGATATAAATCGACAGATGAAACTTTTTGCCTGCATATTATCCATTTACATCGTGGCGCTCACTGCAATTCCTTGCATTGACCGACCAGAGGATAGCCATTTGCAAAAATCAGAAATTGGAGGTAATGCAGCAAATAGTCATCAGCATACTGAAGGCGACCAATGTTCTCCGTTTTGCACTTGTAATTGCTGTGCAACGCCCGTTATTTATCAGGATTTCAGCGTTCAGTTCGATGGGTTCTCCTTTATCGAACAAAGTATTTCTGTCGAATATACATCCGCAATATTTTCCTGTCATCTCAGCTCCATTTGGCAACCTCCGCAAATAGCTTAATTCCAATTACTTATTAGATTTCAGCAACGAGACCGGCTTGTACTTTTATGACAAGCTGCTGTCGTTCATGTTTTTAAATCTTTTAAGCTCACCGATAATTTTCAAATTGTTTCATTTTCAAATTATCAAATTACTCATGATCGAACGTATCATTCATTTTTCAATCAAAAATAAATTTATTGTTGGATTGTTTATCGTTGCTTTAATTGGCTGGGGAGGCTATTCGCTTGTCCGATTGCCAATTGATGCCATTCCCGATATCACCAACAATCAGGTGCAGGTTATTTCCATTGCACCTTCGCTTGCGGTTCAGGAAGTTGAAAGCTTCATCACCGCTCCCATTGAAGTGGCTGTGGCCAGCATTCCTGACATCATTGAACTTCGCTCCATTTCGCGCCTCGGACTTTCAGTAATTACTGTCGTTTTTAAAGACGATGTGGATGTTTACTGGGCGCGCCAGCAATTAAACGAGCGGCTGAAAGAAGCCGAAGAAGATATTCCTGCCGGATTGGCAAAAATTGAGCTCGCCCCTATTTCATCCGGATTGGGCGAAATTTTCCAGTACCGACTTGCTGTTGACAAAGGCCTGGAAAAGAAGTACAACCCGATGGAATTGCGTACCCTCCAGGATTGGGTGGTTCGGCGCGAAATGCTCGGGACTCCCGGCGTCGCAGACATCAACAGTTATGGCGGTTTTGTAAAGCAGTACGAAATTGCTGTTAATCCGGAACGGTTACGGGGGATGAATCTCTCGCTAACAGACATTTTCAGTGCACTCGAAAAAAACAACGAGAATACCGGTAGCGCCTACATCGACAAAAAACCGAATGCCTATTTTATTCGCGGTATCGGCCTGGTGAAAACTATCGACGACATCGAAAAAATTGTAGTAAAAAATAACAACTCCGGAATTCCAATTCTGGTCAGAGACATCGCCACAGTGCAATATGGAAGCGCGATACGTTATGGCGCTTTTGTGGTGGATACCACCGAAGCCGTTGGCGGTGTGGTCATGATGCTGAAGGGAGCCAATGCGCATCAGGTGATTGATGATGTTGAAACACGCATTGCTACCATCCAAAAATCGCTTCCTGATGGAGTAAAAATCGAACCGTTCCTGAACCGCTCTGACCTGGTGGGCCGTGCCATTGGCACTGTATCACGAAACCTGCTGGAAGGTGCGTTGATTGTAATTTTCATTCTGGTACTGATGTTGGGGAATGTTCGCGCCGGGCTGATTGTCGCTTCGGTCATTCCACTTTCGATGCTCTTTGCCATTTCGTTGATGAACCTCTTTGGCGTGTCGGGCAACCTGATGAGTTTGGGAGCCATCGACTTCGGATTGATTGTAGATGGCGCGGTAATCATTGTAGAAAGCGTGGTTCACCGGATATTCATGAGCAAACAACACCATGTGGGAGTTGAAAAGCTGACTCAGGAACAAATGGACGAAAACGTATTCGAATCGGCAAAGCGAATGATGAGTTCTGCCACTTTCGGACAGGTGATCATCCTGATTGTTTATCTGCCAATTATGGCATTGGTCGGCATCGAAGGAAAGATGTTCCGCCCGATGGCACAGGTCGTAGTTTTTGCTTTAGTTGGAGCAGCCATCCTTTCGCTCACCTATGTTCCAATGGTTTCGTCCCTGTTCCTGAGTAAAAAAACTGAACACAAGCGCACCATTTCCGACCGGTTGATGGATCGTCTTCACAAGGCTTTTAATCCAGTAATCAATTTTGCTTTGAAATTTAAATTGCTGGTTTCGGCGTCTGCCATTGTGCTTTTCCTGATCAGCATTCTACTGTTCACCCGTTTGGGTGGTGAGTTTATTCCGCAACTCGAAGAAGGCGACCTGGCAGCCGGAGTAATGACATTGCAAGGAGGTTCACTTTCGCACACGGTAGAAATGGTTGAAAAAGCCAACAAAATATTGCTTGATAACTTTCCGGAGATCAAACATACCGTCTGTAAAATCGGAGCTGGTGAAATTCCAACAGATCCAACCCCGATGGAAACCGGCGATTACATCATTACCCTGAAGGACAAAGATGAATGGACTTCAGCCAGAACCCGCGAAGAGCTGGTTGCAAAAATGGAAGAAGCGCTGATTCCACTGGCTGGTGTAAAATTTGAGTTTCAGCAACCAATCCAGATGCGTTTCAATGAACTGATGACTGGATCGAAACAGGATGTGGCCATTAAAATATTTGGTGACGACTTGAATACGTTAGCAGAAAAAGCTTCGGAAGTTGAACGGATCATCATGAATATTGAGGGTGTGGAAGATATAAATGTCGAAAAAGTAACCGGATTATCGCAGGTTCAGGTGGATTATAACCGTGATCGGTTGGCGCAATACGGCCTTTCGGTTGAAGATGTAAACCGTGTCCTGCGAGCTGCTTTTGCCGGGAGTCAGGCAGGTGTGGTTTTCGATGAAGAGAAACGCTTCGGTTTGGTAGTGCGCCTTGATAAAGATTACCGCCAAAGTCTGGACGATGTAAAAAATCTGTCGGTGGCCCTTCCGAATGGCGGGCAAATTCCGTTTGAACAGGTAGCAGATATTTCGATTCGTTCGGGTCCTGCACAAGTTTCGCGCGAAGATACCAAACGCCGCATTACCGTTGGGTTTAATGTCCGAAACCGCGATGTTGCAGCCGTGATACAAGATGTTTCGGGAAAAATTGACCGGCAGGTAAAACTTCCTGCAGCCTATTACGTGTCGTATGGCGGTCAGTTTGAAAACCTCGAAGCAGCCAAAAACCGTTTGGCAATTGCCGTTCCGGTGGCGCTACTGTTAATTTTCGTTTTACTTTATTTTTCATTCAATTCGATAAAACAATCGCTACTGATTTTTACCGCTGTACCGATGTCGGCCATTGGTGGAGTGTTTGCACTTTGGATGCGCGGAATGAATTTTTCGATTTCAGCTGGAGTTGGCTTTATCGCCTTGTTTGGGGTAGCGGTACTCAACGGAATTGTACTGATTGCCGAGTTTAACCGTCTCGAAAAAGAAGGCGTCACCGACATTACTGAACGCGTAAAGAAAGGTCTGCACACCCGGCTTCGCCCGGTAATTATGACCGCTGCCGTTGCTTCGCTAGGCTTTTTGCCAATGGCTTTGTCGAGTTCAGCCGGTGCCGAAGTGCAGAAACCGCTTGCAACAGTTGTGATTGGCGGATTGATCACAGCAACCTTGTTAACCCTAGTGATCCTACCAATATTCTACATCTTTTTCTCACGCAAATTCCGGTTCCCAATGGAAAACAATTCTGTTAAAACGCTTATTGTTTTGCTGATGTTGATTTTCGGTTCATCGTTTTTAAGTCCAATTCAGGCGCAAAAAGCAAAGACCATCAATTTGCACGAAGCCATTCAAATGGCTCTGGACAGTAACCTGAATGTACGTTCCTCAGCTTATTCGGTAGAAGTACAAAAAGCTTTGAAAGGCGCATCCTGGGATTTGGACAAGACCAACATTGACATGCAGTTCGGGCAATTCAATTCGTACACCAAAGACAATAGTTTTACCCTTTCGCAGTCGTTCGCGTTTCCTTCGGTTTACATCAATCAGAATAAGCTGGGCAAGGCCAATGTGAAAAGCAGCGAATGGCAACTGAAAACGTCGCAGCTCGAAACTGCTACGCAAGTGAAACAGGTGTACTGGCAACTGGCTTACCTTCATACGAAACAAAAGCTTCTGACTTATCAGGATAGTTTGTTTTCAGGTTTCAGTCGGGCCGCCGAACTCCGCGCCAAGGTAGGCGAAACCAACAAGTTGGAAATGATTACCGCCCGTTCGCAAAGCATGGAAATCAAAAACCAGTTGCAGCAATTGATTTCCGATAAAGCCATCCTCAACCGGCAATTGCAAACGCTCCTGAATGTCAGAATGGCTTTGTATCCGGCTGATACCGTTTTGCGACGCATCGATTTTACACCAACTGCAAACAGTTCGGCTCTATCGGATAATCCTTCGATAAGCTACACCAACCAACAGGTTCAGGTTTCTCATATCGAAAAGCAACTGGAAGTTAGTCGCGCCCTACCCGATTTCAGTATCGGTTATTTTAGCCAAACCATGCAGGGAACTCAGGAGGTGAATGGCGTTCCCCGGTTTTTTGGTTCCGGAGATCGTTTTAACGGTATTCAGGCCGGAATCGCTATTCCGCTTTGGGTTTCGCCGTTTGCATCAAAAGTGAAAGCAGCCAAAATAAAAGAACAGATTGCCAGCACGAATGCTGAACAGTACACCAAGTCGCTTCAGGGAAATTACCAATCGTTACTTGATGAGTTCGAAAAATACAGCAAGAGTATTGACTATTACGAAAAACAGGCCGTTCCGGAAGCCAATCTAATCATCGATCAATCGACCCGAGCTTACAAAGCCGGAGCATTGGATTATCTGGATTACGTGCTGAGCCTGAGCCGGGCACTGACAATCAAGCAGAATTATCTGGATGCTATAAACAGTTGCAACCAGACGATTATCAACATCGAATTCATTTCAGGAAAAACGTTTTAAAAATGATTGATGATGAATTATAAATTATTAATGCTAAAAAACTTAAAGAACATCATGACAAATTATATATTTTCCCGGAAGAGCGTTTTCTCTCTATTTCTGTTAATCCTTTTTGCGTGCAATGGAACTCCGAAAAAAGCAGAGGAAAGCAAAGAGGTAGAAGAAGTTCTGCCGGAAGACATTGTGGAAATGCGTGCCGACCAGATTAAACTGGCCAACATCGAAACCGGCACAATCGAAATGCGTTCGATGAGCGGGACTTTGAAAGTGAATGGAACCATTGCCGTTGCCCCGCAAAATCTCGCAACTGTTTGCGCTCCGATGGGCGGTTTCATTAAAAGCACTACGCTGATGCCGGGCAATTCAGTCTCCAAAGGACAAACGTTAGCCTTGATCGAGAATCAGGAGTTTGTCGACATTCAGCAAAGTTATCTGGAAGCCAAAAACAAGTTCGAATTTGCTGAAAGCGAGTATAAACGCCATACCGAATTGTATAAAAACGAGGTGTATTCGCAGCAAAACCTTCAACAGGTGACTTCCGACTACAAAAGCCTGAAATCGCAGGTAAAAGCGCTGGAACAGAAACTAACCCTGATTGGGATCAATCCAGCCAACCTTCACGAAGACGACATCAGCAGTTCCGTCAAAATTGTCGCACCAATTTCAGGGTTCCTGAAAACGGTGAACATCAACCTGGGAAAATTCGTTGCCCCCGCCGACGTCATGTTCGAAATCGTCAATAGTGACAAGCTTTTCCTTGAACTTACCCTGTTTGAAAAAGATGCAGACAAAATAGCACAGGGACAAAAAATACGCTTCTTCATCAACAACGAAACTGAACCTCACGAAGCAATCATTACCCAACCCGGACGTGCAATTGATGCAGATAAAACCTACAAAGTATATGCTAACGTTACCGGAACGTGCAAAAATGTGCTACCCGGAATGTATGTGAATGCCATCATCGAAACTTCTGGAAATCAGGTTGCCGCATTACCTTCTGAGGCCGTAGTTAGCTTCGACGACAAGGATTATATTTTCGTTTTCGACAAAAATAAGGAAGAAGCCGGACAGCCTTTTACCGAATATCGAATTATTGAAGTACACAAAGGCGTGACAGACGGAGGTTTTACTGAGGTTACTTTACCTGAAGGATTTAACATTGCAGCAGAAAAGGTTGTATTAAAAGGAGCTTATAATCTGCTATCGGCAAAGAAAAACGCCGGAGAAATGGCTTGCTAATTTGACTTAGTCAGGGCGTGACTTGAAGTCACACCCTGACTTTTGCTTGCACTCAATATGGCTATTTGCAATTATTAACAAGCTATTATTCTTTCCATTTACAAATAATTCTACTTTTGAAGAACATTTTTTTATCAATTTGCGTTTGAAAAATAGATGAAGAAACTTCTTTCCATATCAATTGCTTTACTCATGTTGCTTTCGGGCATGCAACTCACGATCTCGCAGCATTACTGCGGAGGTGAATTGGCTCAGTCGAAAGTTTCGTTGACTGGGCATGTGGCATCCTGCGGTATGGAAACAGCAACTGATGATTGCGCTCAACCGGGCAACCATGTCGAATCGAATTGCTGTAGTAACAAGGTTTCGGTTTACGAAATCGATCACAACTATTCTCCTTCGTTTACAGAATTCAAAGTATTCACACAAACGGTGTTTCAAGTATTTGTTATACCTAAAAATATTACTTTTCATTCGCTGACTGCTGAAAACCAGACTTTAACAGATGTCAGTCCACCAGGAAACTTACTGCTCCATGCTGTAAGCCTGCCCAAAATATGCGTTTTCCGTATTTGATGTTTTCTTTTTAAACACGAAGAACACAAAGGTTTTTCACGAAGGACACAAAGATTAAAATCTAATCTTTGGATATTGGTTTAGTGCTTCAATCAGTGAAAATCTTAGATTAGTTAAACAAATTCATGGTGTTCTTCGTGCATTCTTTGAGCCCTTTTGGGTTAATCATATTTTCAAAAACATCAAATACAAAATAGAATGAAAACATTAGTTAAAATCACCATCATAGCCCTACTGGCAATCGTATATACTTCAAATACAAACGCTCAAACTCCTGCAACCAAGTCTAAAACCGAAACCATCAAAGTTTCGGGCAATTGCGACATGTGTAAAGCTCGCATTGAGAAGGCTGCAAAAATTGACGGCGTTAGCAAAGCCGAATGGAACAAAAAAGACAAAATGTTGGCCGTAACATTCGATCCTGTAAAAACAAGCATGGATGTAATTGGTAAGAAAGTAGCTGCTGCGGGTCACGATACCGAAAAAGTAAAAGCTGAAGCTCAAGCCTACGATAAGCTTCCAAGCTGTTGTAAATACCGGTAAAGATATAGCCACCTAAATCCCCAATGGGGGACCTAGGGTTTTATGCAAATTCAGAATAACCATTTTCAAAAATCTGATTTTAAGAATTCTCATTGCCCAAGCTCCCTTCCCTCTCGGGGAAGGGCTGGGGATGGGGCTAATACTTTTTCACCATGTTTAACCGACTTGTCAAATATTTTCTTGAGAACCGGCTGATTACCTTTATTTTCCTGATCGCGTTTGTGGTTTTGGGGATGGTTTTCATGCCGTTCAACTGGAAAACAGATTTTTTTCCGCGCGATCCGATTGCCGTGGACGCTATTCCCGATATTGGGGAAAACCAACAGATTGTGGCTACCGAATGGATGGGACGTTCGCCAAAAGACATTCAGGATCAGGTAACTTATCCGCTGACCACTGCCTTGCTTGGAATTCCGGGTGTGCAGACCATTCGCAGTACTTCCATGTTCGGAATGTCTTTCATCTACATCATTTTTAAAGACAATGTAGAATTCTACTGGAGCCGCTCGCGCATCCTCGAAAAGCTTAATTCGCTTCCATCAGGCACTTTGCCGCAGGGAGTGCAACCCACTTTAGGGCCCGATGCCACAGCGCTTGGACAGATTTACTGGTACACGCTGGAAGGTCGCGATCCAAAAACCGGAAAGCCAACCGGAGGTTGGGATCCTCAGGAATTACGCACCATTCAGGATTTCTACGTGAAATACGGACTGACAACTGCTGAAGGCGTTTCAGAAGTGGCATCCGCTGGTGGTTTTATTAAAGAATACCAGATCGATTTAAATCCTGAAGCCTTGAAAGCCTTCAATGTTTCGACCATGGATGTGATGAACGCCGTGCGCAAAAGTAACCTCGACATTGGCGCCGAAACCATTGAACTGAATAATGTGGAATACATCATTCGCGGCCTGGGATATGTCAAAAACCTGAATGATCTTGAAATTTCGGTGGTCGCTGTTCGTAATAATGTTCCGGTGCGAATTAAAGATGTGGCGCATGTTTCGTTTGGTCCGGCAACCCGCCGTGGTGGACTGGACAAAGCCGGATCAGAAGCGGTCGGAGCCGTTGTAGTTGCACGCTACGGGTCAAACCCCATGGATGTAATCAACAATGTGAAAGGCAAAATAAAGGAATTGGAAGCCGGAATGCCGCAAAAAACCTTACCCGACGGAACGGTTTCGAAAGTAACCATTGTTCCGTTTTACGACCGGACCGGCCTGATCAAAGAAACTATCGGGACACTCGAATCGGCTCTTTCGCACGAAATCCTGATCAGTATTATTGTGATCATTGTACTGGTTATGAATATGCGGGCATCACTTATTGTCGCCGGACTGCTGCCCATCGGCGTTTTAATGACCTTCATCCTGATGCGCTTATTCGGTATCGAAGCCAATGTGGTCGCTCTTTCGGGTATTGCAATCGCCATTGGTGTCATGGTCGATATAGGGATTGTGGATGTGGAAAACATCCTTCGACATCTCGAAATGCCAGAGAACAAAGGCATCCGTGGAAAGAAACTGATGTCGGTAATTTACCAGGCAACAACCGAAGTGCGTGCTGCCGTGGTAACGTCCATTGCAACGACAATCGTCAGTTTCCTTCCGGTTTTTGCCATGCAGGCAGCCGAAGGGAAGCTGTTTCATCCACTGGCTTTCACTAAAACATTTGCGCTGATCGCTGCATTTGTTCTCGGGATTGTGGTTCTGCCTACATTGACCTATCTGTTCTTCAATATTCGGTTCGATACCAAAAAGATCCGCAAAATATGGAACGGAAGCCTTATTTTAGCAGGGGTCGCTTTTATCATTCTTTGGCAAACCTGGCCAGCGCTGGCTTTGATCGCTATTGGGATCAATAATTTGCTCGATGACCGCTGGCCCGA is a window from the Aquipluma nitroreducens genome containing:
- a CDS encoding response regulator; protein product: MPKQILIADDSESIREILAFNLKNAGYEVLVAKDGLDAMQFLDGRSIDLLLTDYHMPNLSGLDLIVRVRQIEKYKFIPILVLTTEKQVEIIREARDSGATGWLLKPFNSEKLIQTLRKIIR
- a CDS encoding STAS domain-containing protein; its protein translation is MENFIFHKTQDEQGRIVSIKISGLLILENSQELKKEFLGLIDSLGNRLKINISNVTDIDLSFVQLFMAFVRQMNIAHVACQFEWKLDEDQKTLFENVGLSNELIMNN
- a CDS encoding DUF6660 family protein, whose product is MKLFACILSIYIVALTAIPCIDRPEDSHLQKSEIGGNAANSHQHTEGDQCSPFCTCNCCATPVIYQDFSVQFDGFSFIEQSISVEYTSAIFSCHLSSIWQPPQIA
- a CDS encoding CusA/CzcA family heavy metal efflux RND transporter, with protein sequence MIERIIHFSIKNKFIVGLFIVALIGWGGYSLVRLPIDAIPDITNNQVQVISIAPSLAVQEVESFITAPIEVAVASIPDIIELRSISRLGLSVITVVFKDDVDVYWARQQLNERLKEAEEDIPAGLAKIELAPISSGLGEIFQYRLAVDKGLEKKYNPMELRTLQDWVVRREMLGTPGVADINSYGGFVKQYEIAVNPERLRGMNLSLTDIFSALEKNNENTGSAYIDKKPNAYFIRGIGLVKTIDDIEKIVVKNNNSGIPILVRDIATVQYGSAIRYGAFVVDTTEAVGGVVMMLKGANAHQVIDDVETRIATIQKSLPDGVKIEPFLNRSDLVGRAIGTVSRNLLEGALIVIFILVLMLGNVRAGLIVASVIPLSMLFAISLMNLFGVSGNLMSLGAIDFGLIVDGAVIIVESVVHRIFMSKQHHVGVEKLTQEQMDENVFESAKRMMSSATFGQVIILIVYLPIMALVGIEGKMFRPMAQVVVFALVGAAILSLTYVPMVSSLFLSKKTEHKRTISDRLMDRLHKAFNPVINFALKFKLLVSASAIVLFLISILLFTRLGGEFIPQLEEGDLAAGVMTLQGGSLSHTVEMVEKANKILLDNFPEIKHTVCKIGAGEIPTDPTPMETGDYIITLKDKDEWTSARTREELVAKMEEALIPLAGVKFEFQQPIQMRFNELMTGSKQDVAIKIFGDDLNTLAEKASEVERIIMNIEGVEDINVEKVTGLSQVQVDYNRDRLAQYGLSVEDVNRVLRAAFAGSQAGVVFDEEKRFGLVVRLDKDYRQSLDDVKNLSVALPNGGQIPFEQVADISIRSGPAQVSREDTKRRITVGFNVRNRDVAAVIQDVSGKIDRQVKLPAAYYVSYGGQFENLEAAKNRLAIAVPVALLLIFVLLYFSFNSIKQSLLIFTAVPMSAIGGVFALWMRGMNFSISAGVGFIALFGVAVLNGIVLIAEFNRLEKEGVTDITERVKKGLHTRLRPVIMTAAVASLGFLPMALSSSAGAEVQKPLATVVIGGLITATLLTLVILPIFYIFFSRKFRFPMENNSVKTLIVLLMLIFGSSFLSPIQAQKAKTINLHEAIQMALDSNLNVRSSAYSVEVQKALKGASWDLDKTNIDMQFGQFNSYTKDNSFTLSQSFAFPSVYINQNKLGKANVKSSEWQLKTSQLETATQVKQVYWQLAYLHTKQKLLTYQDSLFSGFSRAAELRAKVGETNKLEMITARSQSMEIKNQLQQLISDKAILNRQLQTLLNVRMALYPADTVLRRIDFTPTANSSALSDNPSISYTNQQVQVSHIEKQLEVSRALPDFSIGYFSQTMQGTQEVNGVPRFFGSGDRFNGIQAGIAIPLWVSPFASKVKAAKIKEQIASTNAEQYTKSLQGNYQSLLDEFEKYSKSIDYYEKQAVPEANLIIDQSTRAYKAGALDYLDYVLSLSRALTIKQNYLDAINSCNQTIINIEFISGKTF
- a CDS encoding efflux RND transporter periplasmic adaptor subunit; protein product: MTNYIFSRKSVFSLFLLILFACNGTPKKAEESKEVEEVLPEDIVEMRADQIKLANIETGTIEMRSMSGTLKVNGTIAVAPQNLATVCAPMGGFIKSTTLMPGNSVSKGQTLALIENQEFVDIQQSYLEAKNKFEFAESEYKRHTELYKNEVYSQQNLQQVTSDYKSLKSQVKALEQKLTLIGINPANLHEDDISSSVKIVAPISGFLKTVNINLGKFVAPADVMFEIVNSDKLFLELTLFEKDADKIAQGQKIRFFINNETEPHEAIITQPGRAIDADKTYKVYANVTGTCKNVLPGMYVNAIIETSGNQVAALPSEAVVSFDDKDYIFVFDKNKEEAGQPFTEYRIIEVHKGVTDGGFTEVTLPEGFNIAAEKVVLKGAYNLLSAKKNAGEMAC
- a CDS encoding HYC_CC_PP family protein encodes the protein MKKLLSISIALLMLLSGMQLTISQHYCGGELAQSKVSLTGHVASCGMETATDDCAQPGNHVESNCCSNKVSVYEIDHNYSPSFTEFKVFTQTVFQVFVIPKNITFHSLTAENQTLTDVSPPGNLLLHAVSLPKICVFRI
- a CDS encoding heavy-metal-associated domain-containing protein, coding for MKTLVKITIIALLAIVYTSNTNAQTPATKSKTETIKVSGNCDMCKARIEKAAKIDGVSKAEWNKKDKMLAVTFDPVKTSMDVIGKKVAAAGHDTEKVKAEAQAYDKLPSCCKYR